Proteins encoded together in one Candidatus Hydrogenedentota bacterium window:
- the gcvPA gene encoding aminomethyl-transferring glycine dehydrogenase subunit GcvPA, with protein sequence MSWAPATAAERDAMLDVIGVKTMDDLFASVPKHLRAKSWNLPAGISEMAVRDEMGSIAARNATGLASFIGGGAYDHYIPAAVDALTSRSEFYTAYTPYQPECSQGTLQSIYEYQSAICRLTNMQFANASLYDGGTAVFEATTMSVRLTGRSRIVLHKSLSPIYRKMLVTHTAHLQLDLVDGDDPTEAACVIVQNPSFFGTVADYTALAARCHAAGALLVVSFYPISLGMLKTPGEMGADICVAEGQCLGVPLAFGGPWLGVMATRKEHVRKMPGRIAAETADAQGRRGFVLTLQAREQHIRREKAMSNICSNEALCALRAMIYMALLGKEGLREVARHCHAKAEYLKSKLGFATIANHGPTFNEFYVRLPKSAEKVVAEMAARGFLAGIPLAPLGAGADTDLLIAVTERRTRAELDAFAQALEEVSCS encoded by the coding sequence ATGTCGTGGGCCCCCGCTACCGCCGCCGAACGCGACGCGATGCTCGACGTTATCGGCGTGAAAACGATGGACGATCTCTTCGCCTCCGTCCCGAAACACCTGCGCGCAAAGTCGTGGAACCTGCCCGCCGGCATTTCCGAAATGGCCGTGCGCGACGAAATGGGCAGTATCGCCGCGCGCAACGCCACCGGTCTAGCGAGTTTTATCGGCGGCGGTGCATACGACCACTACATTCCCGCTGCCGTCGATGCGCTCACGTCGCGCAGCGAGTTCTACACGGCCTACACGCCGTATCAGCCCGAATGCTCGCAGGGCACGCTGCAGAGCATTTATGAATACCAGTCGGCCATCTGCCGGTTGACCAACATGCAATTCGCGAACGCATCGCTGTATGACGGCGGTACCGCCGTATTCGAAGCGACCACCATGTCCGTTCGCTTGACGGGCCGCAGCAGGATCGTGCTGCACAAGTCGCTTAGTCCCATCTATCGGAAGATGCTCGTGACGCACACCGCACACCTCCAATTGGATTTGGTCGATGGTGACGATCCAACGGAGGCCGCGTGCGTGATTGTGCAAAACCCAAGCTTTTTCGGGACCGTCGCGGATTACACCGCGCTTGCGGCGCGCTGTCACGCGGCTGGCGCGTTGCTCGTCGTCTCCTTCTATCCCATTTCCTTAGGGATGCTGAAAACGCCGGGAGAGATGGGCGCGGACATCTGTGTCGCGGAAGGCCAATGTTTGGGCGTGCCGCTTGCCTTCGGCGGGCCGTGGCTCGGCGTGATGGCCACACGAAAGGAACACGTGCGCAAGATGCCGGGGCGCATCGCTGCGGAAACGGCGGACGCGCAGGGGCGTCGTGGGTTCGTGCTTACGCTGCAGGCGCGCGAACAGCACATTCGCCGCGAAAAGGCGATGTCGAACATCTGCTCGAACGAGGCGCTGTGCGCTTTGCGCGCAATGATCTACATGGCGCTGCTCGGCAAGGAAGGACTGCGCGAGGTCGCGCGGCATTGTCACGCGAAAGCGGAATATCTCAAATCGAAATTGGGTTTCGCAACAATCGCGAATCACGGCCCAACGTTTAATGAGTTCTACGTGCGTTTGCCGAAGAGCGCCGAGAAGGTCGTCGCGGAAATGGCTGCGCGCGGTTTTCTCGCGGGCATTCCGTTGGCGCCCCTCGGCGCGGGCGCGGACACCGATTTGCTCATCGCCGTCACCGAACGCCGTACGCGTGCGGAGCTCGACGCGTTTGCCCAGGCGCTGGAGGAAGTTTCATGCAGTTGA
- the gcvPB gene encoding aminomethyl-transferring glycine dehydrogenase subunit GcvPB, with product MQLIYEKSAPGRRAITFGPLDVPDASLPNDLCRGKAAELPELAEIDVIRHFTNLSRRNFGIDSHFYPLGSCTMKYNPKMAEAVAALPGFAHLHPHLSSAEAYWPLCQGAFELVYETEKWLAEIAGMKQTCLQPIAGAHGELAGALLIAAYHRDRGESNKDTILIPDSAHGTNPASAAIAGFRVVEVPSHEDGTMRLDSVKAAMTENVAGLMMTCPNTHGLFEPVVAEIADYLHQHDALLYYDGANLNAIIGKARPGDLGFDVMHYNLHKTFATPHGMGGPGSGPVGVGERLEKYLPGPRVVKRGESFALEMPEKSIGRLSQFFGNFGMAVRAYAYMRHLGKDGLREVAEDAVLNANYIWARLKGTYTPAFDLPFMHECIFTAAPEAKKGVRALDIAKALLDYGFHAPTVYFPLTVKESIMIEPTETESRETLDAFCDAMLDIAKRIESDPDSLHDAPTTTPVGRLDEVHAARQLNCAC from the coding sequence ATGCAGTTGATCTACGAAAAATCTGCTCCGGGCCGCCGCGCCATCACGTTCGGTCCGCTGGACGTACCGGATGCCTCGCTTCCGAACGACCTGTGCCGCGGCAAAGCCGCCGAACTTCCCGAACTCGCGGAGATCGATGTCATTCGACATTTCACCAATCTATCGCGCCGCAACTTTGGCATCGATTCGCATTTCTACCCGCTCGGCTCCTGCACGATGAAGTACAACCCGAAAATGGCGGAGGCGGTTGCGGCGCTGCCCGGCTTTGCGCACCTCCATCCGCACCTCTCCAGCGCCGAAGCCTATTGGCCGCTGTGCCAGGGGGCGTTCGAGCTCGTATACGAAACGGAAAAATGGCTCGCGGAAATTGCGGGGATGAAGCAAACCTGTTTGCAGCCCATCGCCGGTGCGCACGGCGAACTCGCGGGCGCGCTGCTCATCGCCGCGTACCACCGCGACCGCGGCGAATCGAACAAGGACACGATCCTCATCCCCGATTCCGCGCACGGCACCAACCCCGCCAGCGCCGCCATCGCCGGATTTAGAGTCGTCGAAGTGCCGTCGCACGAAGATGGCACAATGCGCCTCGACAGTGTGAAAGCCGCGATGACGGAAAACGTCGCCGGCCTCATGATGACCTGTCCCAACACGCACGGTCTCTTCGAGCCCGTTGTCGCCGAGATCGCCGACTACCTGCATCAGCACGACGCACTCTTGTATTACGACGGCGCGAACCTCAACGCAATCATCGGCAAGGCGCGCCCGGGCGATCTCGGCTTCGACGTCATGCATTACAACCTGCACAAAACCTTCGCGACACCGCACGGCATGGGCGGTCCCGGGTCAGGCCCGGTCGGTGTCGGCGAACGCCTGGAAAAGTATCTGCCCGGTCCGCGCGTTGTGAAACGCGGCGAATCGTTCGCGCTCGAAATGCCCGAGAAATCCATCGGGCGTCTCTCGCAATTCTTCGGCAATTTCGGCATGGCCGTGCGCGCATACGCGTACATGCGCCACCTCGGCAAGGACGGCCTGCGCGAAGTCGCGGAAGATGCCGTGCTCAATGCCAATTACATCTGGGCGCGGTTGAAGGGCACGTACACGCCCGCGTTCGATCTGCCCTTCATGCACGAGTGCATCTTCACCGCCGCGCCCGAAGCGAAGAAAGGCGTTCGCGCGCTCGATATCGCAAAAGCGCTGCTCGATTACGGTTTCCACGCGCCTACCGTCTACTTTCCGCTGACCGTTAAGGAAAGCATCATGATCGAGCCAACCGAAACCGAATCGCGCGAAACCCTCGACGCCTTCTGCGACGCCATGCTCGACATCGCGAAAAGAATCGAGTCCGATCCCGATTCTCTCCACGACGCCCCGACGACCACCCCGGTCGGCCGCCTCGACGAAGTCCACGCCGCCCGGCAGTTGAATTGCGCGTGTTAG